A window of Cyanobacteriota bacterium contains these coding sequences:
- a CDS encoding amino acid ABC transporter substrate-binding protein encodes LGVTSKNVDQMAKSTDPAVRRFLGVEGNLGQDLGLPNDFAARIVKHVGNYGEIYDRHLGPSSKLNLPRGQNRLWKDGGLLISPPFR; translated from the coding sequence AGCTGGGAGTTACCTCTAAAAATGTTGACCAAATGGCAAAAAGCACTGACCCTGCTGTCAGAAGATTTCTAGGCGTAGAGGGTAACCTTGGTCAAGACCTAGGGCTGCCTAATGACTTTGCAGCTCGTATTGTTAAACACGTGGGTAATTACGGAGAAATCTACGATCGGCATCTAGGGCCAAGTTCTAAGCTGAATTTACCTCGTGGTCAAAACCGCCTTTGGAAGGATGGTGGGTTATTAATATCACCACCATTTCGATAG